A single window of Jiangella alkaliphila DNA harbors:
- a CDS encoding DUF1801 domain-containing protein — MAELKTSRNDDDVEAFLDAVPDAGRRADAVAVCSLMGAVSGAEPAMWGVGIVGFGTRRLRYETGRELDWFDIGFSPRKQALTLYLPGELDAYADLFARLGQHKVGKGCLYVKRLADVDTGVLESVLKRAVEHAKLE; from the coding sequence ATGGCGGAGCTGAAGACCTCACGCAACGACGACGACGTCGAGGCGTTCCTCGACGCCGTCCCCGACGCCGGCCGCCGCGCCGACGCCGTCGCCGTCTGCTCGCTGATGGGCGCCGTCAGCGGCGCCGAGCCGGCCATGTGGGGCGTCGGTATCGTCGGCTTCGGCACGCGGCGGCTGCGCTACGAGACCGGCCGCGAACTGGACTGGTTCGACATCGGCTTCTCGCCGCGCAAGCAGGCGCTGACGCTGTACCTGCCCGGCGAGCTGGACGCTTACGCCGACCTGTTCGCCCGGCTCGGGCAGCACAAGGTCGGCAAGGGCTGCCTGTATGTGAAGCGCCTCGCCGACGTCGACACCGGCGTGCTCGAGTCGGTGCTGAAGCGGGCCGTGGAGCACGCCAAGCTGGAGTGA
- a CDS encoding MarR family winged helix-turn-helix transcriptional regulator, translated as MAQDEVDRLTEAWRHERPDLDVGPMEVLSRVSRLARHLDRERRAAFTEHGLEPWEFDVLAALRRAGEPYELSPGVLLGQTLVTSGTMTARVDKLTARGLVSRRRDDDDRRAVRVKLTDFGKKSVDAALEGLLANERRLLAGLGDEERKRLADLLRALVLPFDDAPS; from the coding sequence ATGGCTCAGGACGAGGTCGATCGGCTGACCGAGGCGTGGCGGCACGAGCGGCCCGACCTCGACGTCGGCCCCATGGAGGTGCTGTCGCGCGTCAGCCGGCTGGCGCGCCATCTCGACCGCGAACGGCGGGCCGCGTTCACCGAGCACGGGCTCGAGCCGTGGGAGTTCGACGTCCTCGCGGCGCTGCGCCGGGCCGGCGAGCCGTACGAGCTGTCGCCCGGCGTCCTGCTCGGCCAGACCCTGGTCACCAGCGGCACCATGACGGCGCGGGTCGACAAGCTCACCGCCCGCGGCCTGGTCAGCCGGCGCCGCGACGACGACGACCGCCGCGCCGTCCGGGTCAAGCTCACCGACTTCGGCAAGAAGTCCGTCGACGCCGCGCTGGAAGGCCTGCTGGCGAACGAGCGGCGGCTGCTGGCCGGGCTCGGCGACGAGGAGCGCAAGCGGCTAGCCGACCTGCTCCGTGCCCTTGTCCTGCCGTTCGACGACGCACCGAGCTGA
- a CDS encoding acyl-CoA desaturase, which translates to MASTDTANGPQSPPAQSDLPRGTLSGDNQTLGERITIGVFIAVPFLAIVAAIPIAWMGGYLSWLDVVLAVAFYAFTGHGVTVGFHRYFTHRAFKANRGVKSTLAIAGSMAVEGPVIRWVADHRRHHKFADKEGDPHSPWRYGETVPALIKGMFFAHMGWLFDVEQTDQRKFAPDLIKDRDIRTISRLFPLWVALSILLPPIIGGLATWSWHGALTAFFWATLVRIGLLHHVTWSINSICHAIGERPFESRDKSGNVWWLAFLSMGESWHNLHHADPTCARHGVLKGQIDSSARVIWAFEKAGWVWDVRWPSPERIQSKRVDDYGGESTLIAP; encoded by the coding sequence ATGGCTTCCACGGACACGGCGAACGGCCCGCAGTCCCCGCCGGCGCAGAGCGACCTCCCTCGCGGCACGCTGTCGGGCGACAATCAGACGCTCGGCGAGCGCATCACGATCGGCGTCTTCATCGCCGTACCGTTCCTCGCCATCGTCGCCGCCATCCCGATCGCGTGGATGGGCGGCTATCTGAGCTGGCTCGACGTCGTGCTCGCCGTGGCCTTCTACGCCTTCACCGGGCACGGGGTCACCGTCGGCTTCCACCGTTACTTCACCCACCGCGCGTTCAAGGCGAACCGCGGGGTCAAGAGCACGCTGGCCATCGCCGGCAGCATGGCCGTCGAAGGTCCGGTCATCCGCTGGGTCGCCGACCACCGCCGGCACCACAAGTTCGCCGACAAAGAGGGCGACCCGCACTCCCCGTGGCGCTACGGCGAGACCGTCCCCGCGCTGATCAAGGGCATGTTCTTCGCGCACATGGGCTGGCTGTTCGACGTCGAGCAGACCGACCAGCGCAAGTTCGCGCCCGACCTGATCAAGGACCGCGACATCCGGACGATCAGCCGGCTGTTCCCGCTGTGGGTGGCGCTGTCGATCCTGCTGCCGCCGATCATCGGCGGACTGGCCACGTGGTCCTGGCACGGCGCGCTGACGGCGTTCTTCTGGGCCACGCTGGTCCGCATCGGGCTGTTGCACCACGTCACGTGGTCGATCAACTCCATCTGCCACGCCATCGGCGAGCGGCCGTTCGAGAGCCGCGACAAGTCCGGCAACGTGTGGTGGCTGGCGTTCCTGTCGATGGGCGAGTCGTGGCACAACCTGCACCACGCCGACCCGACCTGCGCCCGGCACGGCGTGCTCAAGGGCCAGATCGACTCCAGCGCGCGGGTCATCTGGGCGTTCGAGAAGGCCGGCTGGGTGTGGGACGTGCGCTGGCCGAGTCCCGAGCGCATCCAGTCCAAGCGGGTCGACGACTACGGCGGCGAGTCCACGCTGATCGCGCCGTGA
- a CDS encoding TetR/AcrR family transcriptional regulator, which produces MGRVTDDVVTRPRATPSRIRMTGKQRREQLLDVGRALFAERGYDGTSIEEISARAGVSKPVVYEHFGGKEGLYAVVVDREMELLLDRITTALASDAHPRVILERAALALLDYIETSTDGFRILVRDSPVAHSTGGFASLISDAASQVEHLLAAQFKARGFATKHAPMYAQMLVGMVALTGQWWLEVRSPKKAEVAAHLVNLAWNGLSGLEHKPRLTDG; this is translated from the coding sequence ATGGGGCGCGTGACCGACGACGTCGTGACAAGGCCGCGCGCCACGCCCAGCAGGATCCGGATGACCGGCAAGCAGCGGCGCGAGCAACTGCTCGACGTCGGCCGCGCACTGTTCGCGGAGCGCGGCTACGACGGCACTTCCATCGAGGAGATCTCCGCCCGGGCGGGGGTCTCGAAGCCGGTGGTCTACGAGCACTTCGGCGGCAAAGAGGGGCTGTACGCCGTGGTCGTGGACCGCGAGATGGAACTGCTGCTCGACCGCATCACCACGGCGCTCGCGTCGGACGCGCACCCGCGGGTCATCCTGGAGCGGGCCGCGCTGGCGCTGCTCGACTACATCGAGACGTCGACGGACGGCTTCCGCATCCTGGTCCGCGACTCCCCGGTCGCGCACTCGACCGGCGGCTTCGCCAGCCTCATCTCCGACGCCGCCAGCCAGGTCGAGCACCTCCTGGCCGCGCAGTTCAAGGCCCGCGGGTTCGCGACGAAGCACGCGCCGATGTACGCGCAGATGCTGGTCGGCATGGTCGCGCTGACCGGCCAGTGGTGGCTGGAGGTGCGCTCGCCGAAGAAGGCCGAGGTCGCGGCGCACCTGGTCAACCTCGCGTGGAACGGGCTGTCCGGGCTGGAGCACAAGCCCCGGCTCACCGACGGCTGA
- a CDS encoding fatty acid desaturase family protein, whose translation MTSETDIPAAPRPGSDFARLSRKIADAGLLDRRPGYYAVRIGIVVAAYAASWSIFAAVGDSWWTLAVAALLAVVFAQVALVAHDLAHRQVFRRRRPSEIAGRLAGNLGIGMSYGWWQDKHTRHHANPNHEDLDPDVSPDILVWSERQAGKAGGLTRVIAARQAFLFFPLLTLEGFNLHVAGVRATLDPRLKQRRLELGLLLAHFAGYLAIVFSVLSPGKAIAFIVLHQALFGIYLGCTFAPNHKGMPTLTAEDELDYLRKQVLTSRNVSGGALMDVALGGLNHQIEHHLFPNMPTPNLRKAKPIVRQYCAALGVSYAETTLIGSYRIALRHMHDVGEPLRSHAQ comes from the coding sequence ATGACCTCTGAGACGGACATCCCCGCTGCCCCACGGCCCGGAAGCGACTTCGCGCGGCTCTCCCGGAAGATCGCCGACGCCGGGCTGCTGGACCGCCGGCCGGGCTACTACGCCGTCCGGATCGGCATCGTCGTCGCCGCCTACGCGGCGTCCTGGAGCATCTTCGCCGCCGTCGGCGACTCGTGGTGGACGCTGGCCGTCGCGGCGCTGCTGGCCGTCGTGTTCGCGCAGGTGGCGCTGGTGGCGCACGACCTCGCGCACCGGCAGGTGTTCCGCCGCCGGCGGCCGAGCGAGATCGCCGGACGGCTGGCCGGCAACCTCGGCATCGGCATGAGCTACGGCTGGTGGCAGGACAAGCACACCCGCCACCACGCCAACCCCAACCACGAAGACCTCGACCCCGACGTCTCACCGGACATCCTCGTGTGGTCCGAGCGGCAGGCCGGCAAGGCCGGCGGGCTCACCCGGGTCATCGCCGCGCGGCAGGCGTTCCTGTTCTTCCCGCTGCTCACGCTCGAGGGCTTCAACCTGCACGTCGCCGGTGTCCGGGCGACGCTCGACCCGCGGCTGAAGCAGCGGAGGCTGGAGCTGGGCCTGCTGCTCGCCCACTTCGCCGGCTACCTGGCCATCGTCTTCTCCGTGCTGTCGCCCGGCAAGGCGATCGCGTTCATCGTCTTGCACCAGGCGCTGTTCGGCATCTACCTCGGCTGCACGTTCGCGCCGAACCACAAGGGCATGCCGACCCTGACGGCCGAGGACGAGCTGGACTACCTGCGCAAGCAGGTGCTCACCTCGCGCAACGTCAGCGGCGGCGCGCTGATGGACGTCGCGCTCGGCGGCCTCAACCACCAGATCGAGCACCATCTGTTCCCGAACATGCCGACGCCGAACCTGCGCAAGGCCAAGCCGATCGTCCGGCAGTACTGCGCGGCCCTCGGTGTGTCGTACGCGGAGACCACGCTGATCGGGTCGTACCGCATCGCGCTGCGGCACATGCACGACGTCGGCGAGCCGCTGCGAAGCCACGCGCAGTGA
- a CDS encoding helix-turn-helix domain-containing protein yields MVERLIDDTELVARVHDMRADGKSYVQIKAELKVGASTISRILGVYGKGRARPRVTDALRGQARTLRADGRSVPEIAAELGMAKSTVWLITKDIPWTAEPRSSGSRSEVAFAYWRKKKAATEAEREQITSGIMESFGELTDRELLIAGAVAYWAEGTKSKPWNPRERLTFTNSDPDMIRLYLRWLSLLGVDQARLKYRVNIHESADVPAAETFWADVAGVAVERFDRATLKRHNPTTVRKNTGETYRGCLVVTVAKSAPEYRMMDGLWSAVAGVVRSRR; encoded by the coding sequence ATGGTCGAGCGCCTCATCGATGACACAGAATTGGTGGCTCGCGTGCACGACATGCGCGCGGACGGGAAGTCCTACGTCCAGATCAAGGCCGAGCTGAAGGTCGGCGCCAGCACCATTAGCCGCATCCTCGGCGTGTACGGCAAGGGCCGGGCCCGGCCTCGGGTGACGGACGCGTTGCGCGGTCAGGCGCGGACGCTGCGGGCGGACGGGCGGTCCGTGCCCGAGATCGCCGCCGAACTGGGGATGGCGAAGAGCACGGTCTGGCTGATCACCAAGGACATCCCCTGGACCGCTGAGCCACGAAGTAGCGGCTCGCGATCCGAGGTCGCCTTCGCGTACTGGCGGAAGAAGAAGGCGGCGACCGAGGCCGAGCGAGAACAGATCACGAGCGGCATCATGGAGTCGTTCGGCGAGCTGACCGACCGTGAGCTGCTGATCGCCGGAGCCGTGGCCTACTGGGCCGAGGGCACGAAGTCCAAGCCTTGGAATCCACGTGAGCGGCTGACGTTCACCAACAGCGACCCGGACATGATCCGCCTGTACCTTCGCTGGCTGAGCCTCCTCGGGGTTGATCAGGCTCGGCTCAAGTACCGGGTCAACATCCACGAGTCCGCGGACGTCCCGGCGGCCGAGACGTTCTGGGCCGACGTCGCCGGCGTCGCGGTCGAACGGTTCGACCGCGCGACGCTCAAGCGGCACAACCCGACGACGGTGCGGAAGAACACCGGCGAGACCTACAGGGGCTGCCTCGTCGTCACCGTGGCCAAGAGCGCACCGGAGTACCGGATGATGGATGGACTGTGGTCGGCCGTCGCGGGGGTGGTGCGATCGAGGCGATAG
- a CDS encoding methyltransferase domain-containing protein: MWDPDRYLTFAGQRARPFADLLAQVPATGVTEVADLGCGPGTLTVGLAQRWPGAHVVGVDSSAEMIAATPAPPPDGVDFVHADLRDWAPERPVDVLLSNATLQWVPGHLDLLPRLAGHVADGGWLAFQVPGNFAEPAHAELRDLAADDRWPELHDLERPAAHEPATYLGALLDLGLAADVWETTYVQLLQGDDAVLEWMSGTGLRPYLAAVDDGARGAFVEEYRDRLRAAYPPGRYGTVLPYRRIFAVGRKAATR; encoded by the coding sequence ATGTGGGATCCGGACCGCTACCTGACCTTCGCCGGCCAGCGCGCGCGGCCGTTCGCCGACCTGCTGGCCCAGGTGCCGGCCACCGGCGTGACGGAGGTCGCCGACCTCGGCTGCGGGCCGGGCACGCTCACCGTCGGCCTGGCCCAGCGCTGGCCGGGTGCGCACGTCGTCGGCGTCGACTCGTCGGCGGAGATGATCGCCGCGACGCCGGCCCCGCCGCCCGACGGCGTCGATTTCGTCCACGCCGACCTCCGCGACTGGGCGCCGGAGCGGCCGGTCGACGTACTGCTGAGCAACGCGACGCTGCAGTGGGTGCCCGGTCACCTCGACCTGCTGCCACGGCTGGCCGGGCACGTCGCCGACGGCGGCTGGCTGGCCTTCCAGGTGCCGGGCAACTTCGCCGAGCCGGCGCATGCCGAGCTGCGCGACCTCGCCGCCGACGACCGCTGGCCGGAGCTGCACGATCTCGAGCGGCCGGCCGCGCACGAGCCCGCGACGTACCTCGGCGCGCTGCTCGACCTCGGGCTCGCCGCCGACGTCTGGGAGACCACGTACGTCCAGCTGCTGCAGGGTGACGACGCCGTGCTGGAGTGGATGAGCGGGACGGGGCTGCGCCCGTACCTCGCCGCGGTCGACGACGGCGCGCGGGGCGCGTTCGTCGAGGAGTATCGAGACCGGTTGCGCGCCGCCTACCCGCCGGGCCGGTACGGGACGGTGCTGCCGTACCGCCGCATCTTCGCCGTCGGCCGCAAGGCCGCCACAAGGTAG